The DNA window GACGTTCATGAGCGACGAACGCGAGGAGGCGTTGGACGCGATGGACTGGCTGCTCGATACTCTCGAAGCCGACGACGCGGTGTCGTACGCGGAGGTCGGCGGCGTCTACCAGGACAAGACCGACGTCGTCGTCACCGGCGACGGTCCCCGGAGCGAGACCGAGTTCACCGAGACCGGCGTGTGGCTCCGCGTCTTCGCGGACGGCGCGGCCGACTACCGCTACACGAGCTCGCTCGAGGAGGAGGCTCTGACCGACGTGGCCGAGCGCGCGATCCGAAGCGGCGAGGTGCTCGCCCAGGAGGAGCCGGGACGCTTCGACGCCTACACCACCCACCGGGGAACCCACGGCGGCTGGGCGAGCGAGGGGATACACGAACGCGACATCGACGAGAAGGTCGCGGCCGTCGAGGAGGGTCTCGCGGCGGCCGACGACCTCGATCTCGACCGCCGGTGGGCCAACTACATGGACGCCCACATCGAGGAGGCGGTCGGGACGACGACCGGCAGCGTCGTGCGCACGACGCTCGACCGGGCGCGAGTGAAGTTCAGCCTCACGCTCGCCGACGGGCCGAAGGTGAGCCGCCACGCCGGGTCGACGGCGGGCGCCGCGTTCCTCGGGACGCTCGAGGACACGTTCGAGGCCGCCGCCGCCGACGCCCGGGCGCTCGCGAGCGCCGACTCGGTCGACGCGCCGACCGGCGAGACCACCGTCGCGTTGAGCCCGGAGGCGGCCGGCCAGCTCTTCCACTTCGTCTCACACTACCTCGAGGCCGACACCGGCTACATGGGGCTGAGTCCCTACGCCGTCGGCGACCGGATCGGGCCGGAGGCGCTCGGAATCGAGGACACGGTCCACGCCGGCTCCTGGGCGGCCCGCGCGTACGACACGGAAGTCAAACCGACCACGCCGACGCGGCTGGTCTCGAACGGACGGATCGAGCGGCTGCTCCACAACACCACCACCGCCGCGGAGGAGGACGCCTATCCGGCCGGCAACAGCGTTCCGAGCCTCGGGTTCACCGAGCCGCCGCGGATCCACGCTCGCCATCTGGAGGTCGACGCCGGCGATGCCGACGCCGCGGCGCTCCGTGCGGACGCCGACGTGTACGTCGAGCGGTTCGAGGAGCCGTGGTTCCACGACGAGTTCGAACGGGTCCAGCGGCAGGGCGTGTTCCCGGCGAGCGCCCTCTACGCGAAGGACATCGACCGCAAAAGCGTCGACAGCCCCGACCGCGGCTCCGCGGAGTTCCCGATCGCCGAGGGGTATCGGCTCGAGGACGGCGAGCGGGCCGGCCGCGTCGACGACGTGTCCCTCGAGTACTCGCCGGACGTGCTCCGGACCGTCTCGCGGATCGGCGACGCTCGGGAGACGGTGACCGGCGTCTGTGCGAAACACAAATCACAGCTCCCGTTCGCGGTGACCGCGCCCGGCGTTCGGCTCGAAGCGCCCGTCGAGGAGCGGAACTAACTCTCGTCGAGGACGGGTCGTCGAACGGAAAGGGTCGTCGGACGGCGAACGAACCGGGGCGGGCGACGGAGCGTTAGTCGTCGGCGGGCGTGGATTCGGGTTCGCCGCTCGTCTCCGCCGCGCTCGGAGTCCCCGTCATCTCCTGGTACGGATCGTACCCCTCCGCGCTGTCGTAGAGGTGGCAGGCGATGTCCTGTTCGAAGTTCTCCTTCGCCTCCAGCGGCGGGACGACCTGGTCACAGACGTCGCCGATGTACTCCGAACACCGGTCCTTGAACCGGCAGCCGGTCGGGATGTCGATGACGTCTCCGACCTCGCCCTGGAGCTCGACCCGCTCGCGACCCACCGCCGGGTCGGGGACGGGAACCGCGTTGATGAGCGCCTTCGTGTACGGGTGTTGCGGGTTCTCGATGATCTGCTCGGTGGGTCCCTTCTCGACGATCTTGCCCATGTACATGATCGCCAGTCGGTCACACATGTGCCGGAGCAGCGAGAGGTCGTGGCTGATGTAGACGACCGAGAGTCCGAACTCGTCGGTCATCCGGTCGAGAAGCGAGAGCACCCCCGCACGGAGGCTCACGTCGAGCATCGACACCGGCTCGTCCGCGACGATGAAGTCGGGATCGAGCACGAGCGCCCGCGCGATCGCGACCCGCTGTCGCTGGCCGCCCGACAGCTCGTGTGGGTACTGATCGAAGTAGTGCTCCGCCGGGAGCAGCTCCGCGAACTCCAGCGCGCGCTTGACTCGCGCCGTCTCGTTGCGGATGTCGTGGATCCGCAGCGGCTCGGCGACGGTGTCGTACACCGTCATCCGCGGGTTCAGGCTCTCGAAGGGGTCCTGGAAGATCATCTGGGCGTTCTGCCGGAACTGCTTGATCTCCGCGTCGGTCGCCTCCGAGAGCCGCTTGTCGTCGTAGACGATGTCGCCGGCGGTCGGCTCGTGGAGCTTCACGAGCGACATTCCGGTGGTGGTCTTCCCGCAGCCGGACTCGCCGGCGAGCCCGAGCGTCTCTCCCTTGCGGAGTTCGAAGCTGACGCCGTCGACCGCGTGGACGTAGTCCGGCTCGCCGCTTCCGAAGGCGTCCATCAGGCTCGCGATCCATCCCTGGTTGACCTTGAAGTGTTTCTTCAGGTCGTCGACCTCGAGGAGGACCTCCTTCCCGCTCATTCCTCGACACCCCCGTCGGTGGCCGCGGCGGTCTGGCTCCACGTCTCCGAGTCGTCGGCGTACGGCCGGAGCTCCGTGTCGATCTCGTCGGCGTAGTGACAGTACGAGCGAAGCCCGTTCTCGTAGTGGGCCTCAGGCTCCTCCTCGCGGCACCTGTCGGTCGCCATCGGACACCGCTCGGCGAACCGACAGCCCTGCGGCGGGTCGACGAGTTCCGGCGGGTATCCGGAGATCGAAAGCAGGTCCTGGCTGCTCTTCCGGATGTTCGGGAACGCGCGCTTCAACCCGATCGTGTACGGGTGATACGGCCGGTCGAATATCTCCTCGACGGGACCCTCCTCGGCGACCTTCCCCGCGTACATCACGAGGACGCGGTCGCAGGTCTCGGCCACGACGCTCACGTCGTGGGTGATGACCAGCATCGAGGAGTTGATCTCCTCCTGGATCGACCCGATCCGCTTGAGGATCTGATCCTGCATGATCACGTCGAGCGCCGTCGTCGGCTCGTCTGCCAACATCAGCGACGGCTCGAGCGCGAGCGCCATCGCGATCATGGCGCGTTGACGCATCCCGCCGGAGAACTGGTGCGGGTAGTCGTCGGCACGCTCCGGGTCGAGCCCGACGAGTTCGAACATCTCGGTGACGATCTCGTCGGACTCGACGCGACCGGTTCCGGGCCGGTGCGTCTCGATCGCCTCGACGATCTGCTCGCGGATGGTGTACACCGGGTCCAGCGAGTTCATCGCCGACTGGGCGATCATGGATATCTCCTCCCACTTGAGGCGACGCCGTTGGGCGCCGGTCATCTCCGTCAGGTCGTCACCCTTGAAGTTGATGCTCCCGTTGTTGATGTAGCCGGCGTCGGGCAGGATCCCGATGATCGCCTTCGCGAGCGTGGTCTTTCCGCAGCCGGACTCGCCGACGATGCCGAGGTTCTCGCCCTCTTCGAGCTCGAAGGAGACGCCGTCGACCGCCTGTGCCGGCCCTTCTTCCGTTTCGTAGTAGACTTCCAGGTCTTCGACTTCCAGTTGACTCATTGTAGTTTGGGGTTAGTGATGTCCTCGTAGCCGCGGCCGATGAGGAAACCGCTGATGACGAGCAGGCCGATACAGATCCCCGGCGGAACGAACCACCACCAGGCGCCGAACGAGAGCGCCGAGTACGCCCGGGAAGCCTGTAGCATCGTTCCCCACGAGACCGTGTTGGGGTCGCCGAGGCCGATGAACGAGATGCCCGCCTCCGCGAGGATCGCCCACGCGATCCCGAACGAACCGTAGAGGAACGTCATCGGGAGCACGTTGGGCGCGAGGTGTCTGCTGATGATGTGCCAGTCGCCCGCCCCGGCGACCTCCGCGGCCTTCACGAACGGGCGCTCGCGTAACGACAGCGACTGTGAGCGGATGACGCGGGCGGTCGAGCGCCACTGAAGGATGATCAACGCGAGGATGATGTTCCACAGGTCCGGGCCGAGCACCGCGACCAGGACGATGACCGTCGGCAGAAGCGGCATCCCGTAGAGGAAGTCGACGATCCGCATCAGCGCGTCGTCGATCTTGCCGCCGTAGTAGCCGGCGACGAGCCCGACGAGGGTCCCGATCCCCGCGGTGAAGAACGCGGCGACGAGCCCGACCAGCAGCGCGGCGCGCGTGCCGTAGATGAGCTGACTGAAGATGTCGAACCCCTCCGCGGTCGTCCCGAGGAGGTACTCGGTGTCCGCGCCGAGCAGCGACGGTTCGACCCAGTCCTCGATGATGATCCCCGCTTCTCCCTGGTACTGCCGCTGTAGCGGCTGGTGGGTCGCGATGAACGGCGCGAAGATCGCGATGAGCACGAACCCTCCGACGGTGAGCATCGAGAGCTTGACCGACAGCTCGTCGGTCAGCATTCCCCAGTGTTCCTTGAGCGTCTCCCGCCAGAGGCGGAACGTCCGCTGCCACTTGTCTATCTCCTCGTCGGAGCCGCCGTCGTCGAGGTCGGTGTATATCGACCGACTTGATTGTTCTTCTTGGGCCATTGGTCTAGTCGTAAGTCACCCGTGGGTCGAGGTAGCCGTACGCGAGGTCGGCGATGAAGTTCAGGAAGATGATGGTCGACGCGAGCACGATGAACGTGCCCTGCGCGACCGGGAAGTCACGACGCAACACCGCGCGAACCATCTCCCGACCGATCCCGGGCCACGCGAACACCGTCTCGATGAGGACGCTCCCGCCCACGGCGTAACCGAGGGCGATCGCCGCCGCCGTGATGATCGGCAGAAGCGCGTTACGGGCGGCGTGTTTGAACATGATCGTCCGCTCTTTGAGCCCCTTGGCCCGACAGACGTCGATGAAGTCCTCGGAGAGCACCTCGAGCATGCTGGTACGCATGATCAGGAGCGGGTATCCCATGTAGTAGAACCCCAACACCGCCGCCGGCGCGATGAGGTGACGGAGGAAGTCGACGGTGAAGACCATGTCGAGGAAGCCGCTGTACTGGCCGCCGGTCCCCAGACTGGTCATCCCGCTCATCGGGATCCAGCCGAGTTCGGCCCCGAAGATCCACAACACGATCAGGCCGACGTAGAACGTCGGCACGCTCCGGGCGGTCAGCGCGGTGATGACCGTGCTCCGCTCGAACCGAGAGCCGCGGTACCAGCCCGACAACACGCCGAGCGTGATGCCGAGGGCGTACGCGACGATGAACGCCGTCAACATCAACACGAGCGTGTTCGGCATGTACGTCGCGATGATGTCCGTGACGGGCTGGTTCGAGTGGAACGACTGGCCGAAGTTCAGCTGGACGAGGTTCTCGAGGAACCGGATGTACTGGACGTGTAGCGGGTCGTTGAGCCCGTAGCTCTCGATGAGCTCCTGACGGGCCTCCTGGGTCATCTGTGAGGAGATGACGTATGACGTCGGATCGCCGGGCATGAGCCTGAACAGCCCGAACAGCACCGTTCCGACCGCCCACAACGTCACGAGGAGTTGGAGCGTGCGCCTGACAACGAAGCTAGCTTTTCCCATGTTACTTAGTCACTAATATCCTTGTGGTTCGTTTAAAGATTGCGCCGTGAAGGTCGCGGTGAGCGACCGATTCGCTCTCTGTTTGCTGTCCGCTCTATTCGCTCGGTGCCTGGATCGCGCCGTCGTCGTTCCAGGAGTAGCCGGCCTCCTCGAGGCGGCTGCGCGCGGCGTCCACGCTCTCCTCGTACGTCGTGACGTCCTCGGTGTGGAGCGGACCGAACGCCGGGGAGACGACGTTGAAGCCCGGCTCCGGGAAGCCGAACAGGATCTGGTCGACGATGGGCGTCCGCGGGATGGTCTCGACGAGCGCCTTCCGCATCTGCGGGTCGTCGAGTCCCTCCTGACGCTCGTTCGCGGTGAAGTGCCAGAACGTCGGGGCGGTACCGAACTGCGTCCCGATGTTCTCGTTGTCCTGGTTCTGGTCGAGCTGGCGGTCGATCCGACCGAACGGCTCGTAGTTGAGGTCGCCGGCGATGAGGTTCTCCCACACCGTCGACGCCTCGGGGATGACCCGCCAGAAGCGCCGCTCGAAGCTGACGGGCGCGAAGTGGTCCTCGTTCCGGACCATGCCGAACTCGCTGCCCTGCTCCCAGTAGTCGAACTCCATCGGACCGCTGCCCACCGGCTCCGAGACGTTGGCCTGTGCCGGGTTGTCGCGCTCGGACCAGATATGCTCGGGGATGATCGGGATGATGTTCGCGACGGAGAGGTTGAACGGCCCCAGCGGCTGGGACATGTTGACGCGGACCGTCGTCTCGTCGACGGCCTCCGCGCCCTCGATGTACTGCGCCTGCGTGGAGTACAGCGGCACCTCGTTATCGACGATGTAGTTGTACGTGAACGCGACGTCCTGGGCCGTGAGGTCCTCGCCGTCGTGCCACGAGTGATCCGACCGGATGGTGTACTCCATCGTGGTCTCGTCGACCCGGGTCCAGTCGGTGGCGAGGCTGACCTCGGGGTCCATCTCGCCCTCGGGGTTGAGCTGGAGCAGCTTGTCGTACAGCATGTTGAACTGGTAGACGTGCTTGCTCTCGTCGTTGTGCCCGAGCACGTTCATCGTCGAGAGCGTCTCCGGCCAGTAGCCCTTCAGAGCGGTCTCGCCGCCCTCCATCTCCACGTTGATCATCGTCCAGTAGGAGTTGAACCCGTTCGCGAGGGTGGGCTCCCAGTTGGACGTCTGGTTGCTGTTGTAGATGCCCGCCTGCGGCATCTGCGCGATGGGCATGGTCGGCACGTCGTCCATCAGGGTCTGCTGGATCTCGTGACACTGGTCGATCCGGGTGTCGGCGTCCGGCTCGGCCAGGTAGTTGGTCATCAGCTCGTCGAGGTCCTCGTTCACGTACCCCGAGTAGTTCCCCTGGCCCGGATCGGTGTTGCTGGAGTTGAACAGGTTGTTCAGCTCGGTGACCGGCTCCGAGACGAAGAACGTGTGCCACGTCGCGAAGCTGTAGTCGTACTCCTGGGAGACCCGGCTGAACAGGGTCCCCCACTCGAGCACGTCGACCTCGATATCGAGGCCGAGCTCGTCGTCGAACTGGCTCGCGATGAGGTTGATCGCGTCGTGCCGCGGCGGGTTGTAGCTCTGTGAGTTGTTGACGTAGGTGTACGTCGGGAGGTTGCTCCCACCACCGCTGTCGGAGCCGTCGTCACCCGAGCCGTCGTCGCCGCTCGACCCATCGCCGCTCGAGCCGTCGTCGCCGCTCGAACCGTCGTCACCGCTCGAACCGTCGCCGCCGCCACCGCCGCCACCGGAACAGCCGGCGAGGGCCGTAATTCCGACCGTACCGCCAGCACCGGTCGCTTTCAGGAAGTCACGCCGTTTCATGTCCGCGTCTGACCTAACCATGGATCAACCCACCGTTTCGGTAGGAAGTATATAAATATGTGGTTCATCCACTCCGACAGTCCTCCATTATCGGATCATGAAGGAGAGCAGTGATGATCTGTGCGTATATCCTCCTCGAAAAGGTATTACTACGGATTTTCTTTTCATAATGGTCGTTACTGATCTATGATCGGGATATCGCGCCCGCGTTCGGCCATCGATCACGTGACGGTCCCGCGTCGACGACGGCGGGTGGAGGACCGTCACGACCTCCGTCGACGAAGGTTCCGCGTCGGTCCCGGAGCGACGTGTCAGTCCCAGACGGAGCGACGTGTCAGTCCCAGAACGACTGCGTTCGCGCGTACTCGCGCTCCTGGCGCAACACGTCGCGGTAGAACTCGTCTTCGTCCTCGCGCAGCCTGTTGATGATCCGGGCGGCGTTGTGCGGGCCGACCCCGCGGGCGGCCATCGCGATCACCGCGCGCTTCCCGTGTGACTGGACCAGGCTCGCCGCCCGGTGTGCCCGCTCGGTGCGGCGCTCCTGTTCGTCGTCCTTCTCCGCGGCGCGGACCGCGGCGACCGTCTCCTCGTCCCACGGGTTCAGCGCCGCGACGCGCGTCGACCCGCACTCCGGACACTCCGGCCGCTCCCCGACCCGCCTGACCTTCGTGGTCCGCTCCCAGTCCGTACAGTGGAGACAGAACAGGCGAACCCGGTCGTTCCGGATGCGCTCGCGGACCGTCTCGATCACGTCGGCGTCGGCGTTCTCGGGCACGAGGAACTCCGTCCCGGCCGACCGGCCGGCCGTGCCGAGGGGCGTCCGCTCGCGAGCGGTCTCGAGGGCGACCTCCCCGGACCGGATCGCCTCGAGGACGTCGGCCGTCTCCGCGACCGCGAGGTCGACGTGGAACACCTCCCGGAGCGCCTCGTCGTAGACGGGGGTTCCCTCGAGCGCCGCGAGCAGCCGGTCGCCGCCGAACTTCCCGCGACCCTCCCGGTAGCGCTTGACCGACCCGAACTTCGCGGCGACCTGTGCGAGCGTGAACTTCAGCGCGTCCGAGTTCTTCACGGCGATCTCGAGGTACGCCTCCAACCCGTCCGGATCGGTCGTCTCGAGGACCTCCCGGAACGCGCCGGGACCGACCCCGCTCGGCACCTCGAACTCGACGCGGTAGGGGTCGACGTCCATCCCCACCGACGACCCCGCGCGCTGGCCGACGAGCGCGGCGAGCAGCCGGGCGAGCGTCTCGTTGACCTCGTGGCCGAACGTCGCGTTCACCGCGACGGTCCGCGCGCTCCCCTCGATGGTGACCCGCTCGTCCGTCGGGACGGGGTGGCCGGCGTCGACGTGGTCGGCGATCGTCCCGATCGCCTCCCGGACCGTCCGCTCGTCCGCCGGATACCGGTCCGCGAGGTCGCACGCGACCGCCGCGGGCGTCGACCCGGCCGCGAGCGCGCTCGCGACCTCGCCGCGGATCCGCCCGACCTCCTCGGCGACGGGCTTCGGGACGGGGATCTCCTGGCCGACCCACGACGGCACCTCCCCGGCGGGGTCGGCGATCGGCGTGACCTCGACGCGCTCCTCCTCCTCGTCTATCTCCGTGATCCGCCACATCTCGCCGCGCTGGACGAACGTCTCGCCGGGACCGGCGAAGTTGACGACGAACCGCTCGTCGAGGGTGCCGATCCCCCGCCGCGAGGACATGTCGTACACCTCGTAGGTGGACTCGTCGGGGATCATCGAGAGGTTCGCGTAGAAGTACTGCCACGTCCCGCCGGACTTCTCTACGGTGTCCGACTCCTCGTCGAGCCACAGCAGGCGGTTCCCGTCGAGCTCGCGGACGATCTCCTGGAACGTCGGCTCCGAGAGGTCCCGGAAGGGATACGCGTTCGTCACCGTCTCGTAGACCGCCCTGGCGTGGACCTCTCCCTCGTCCATCACGACGCCGACGATCTGGTTCGCCACCGTGTCGAGGCTGCCGTGGTGGATGCTCGCGGGCTCGACGAGCCCCTCGCCGGCCCGCCGGGCGATCGCCATCGCCTCCAGGGTGTCGTCGCCGCCCTGCGTCACGACCGTCCCCTCGGAGACCAGGTCGCGACGGTGGCCCGCGCGCCCGATCCGCTGGAGCAGCCGGGCGACCTCGCGCGGGCTCCCGTACTGGACCACGTGGTCCACCCGACCCACGTCGATCCCCAGCTCCATCGATGACGTACAGACGAGCCCGTCGACCTCGCCCGCCTTGAACCGGTCCTCCACGTCGACGCGGACCTCCGTCGAGAGCGAGCCGTGGTGGACCTCGATCGTGACCGCCTCGTCGCCGGTCGCCTCCGCTCGCTCCGCGAGCGCCTTGAACCGCGACCCGAGCGCCTCCGCGGTCTGTCGCGTGTTGACGAAGATCAGCGTCGACTCGTGGTCCGCGACGATCTCGCGGATCGTGCGCACGTGGCTCGCGGTCGTCTCGTCGGTCGCCAGCTCGCCCGCCAGCCGCGAGTCGCGGTCGGTGATCTCGGGATCGAGCACGCGCACGTCGGTCCGGGTCCCGGCGGCGACCTCGACCGTCTCGAACGCGCGGTCGCCCGCCCGGTCCGGATCGCGCCGCCCACAGCCGACGAGGAACCGCCCCACCTCCTCCGGCGACCCCACCGTCGCGCTCAGTCCGATCCGCTGGAACGGCCCCGCGACCCGCCGGAGCCGCTCGAGCCCGACCGTGAGCTGGGCGCCGCGTTTCGCCGACGCCAGCTCGTGGACCTCGTCGATCACGACGTGTGCGACGTCCTCGAGGGCGACCCGCATCTTCGAGCCCGTCAGTATCGCCTGGAGCGTCTCGGGCGTCGTGATCAACACGTCCGGCGGGTCGTCGGCCTGCTTCGACCGCTCGTACTGGGTGGTGTCGCCGTGGCGCACCGCGACCTCGATCCCGAGCCGGTCGCCCCACCACTCCAGCCGGTCCATCATGTCGCGGTTGAGCGCGCGCAGCGGGGTGACGTAGAGTGCGGAGATCCCCGCTCGGGGCTCGTCGCCGGGGGCGTCGCGGGCCCGATGGATCGCGTCGAGGACGGGCAGCATCGCGGTCTCGGTCTTCCCGGTCCCCGTCGGGGCGAGGACCAGGGCGTTCTTTCCGTCCGCGATCGGCGGAATCGCCTTCCGCTGCGGCTCCGTGGGCGTGGAGAAGCCCCGCTCGGAGAGCGCGTCGCGGACCTCGCTCCCGAGGCGGGTGAAGGCGTTCATGCCCGACGGTTCCGCCATTCTCTGATCGTCGGACATTGGTCGCTCGGCCGATTAAGTTCGTCGCTGTACGCGGTTCGGTTATATGTTGTCGGGGTCGAGGCCGGTTATCGATCCTCGATGGACGCCGACGGATCGGTAGCAAACGCCTCCAAAGCCCCAGTCGCTCGGCTGTACTGATCAACGAATACGACCGCGGAGAACACCACCAAAGCCCCAGCCGCGAGGAGGTCGTACGCTCGCTGCGCTCCTCACTCGGTCACTCACTTCGTTCGCTTCCTCGTTACGGTGCTTGCGTCGCCTACGACCTCCTCGCGGCTGCCCCTTTGAGTCCCACCCGACCGCCCCGCAACCGGACCTCACGCCTCCCCAACCTCGCGGCTCGCTCGGCTCGCCGCGTCCCTCGCGTGCTGCTCGCGCCCTGCCGGGCGCTCGCAGGCGCGCCACCGCCTCGCCACTGGGTGATCGACGTACCCTTACGTCACGCCGCCCTCGCCGACCTCGTACGCCAGGTGGTCCCCGCTCTCGAGGAGCGCCTCGATCCGGTCGACGACCTCCAGCACGTCCGCGAAGGCGGTGTACGGCGCGGCCGGACACACTCGCACGACGTTCGGGGGCCGGAAGTCGACGACGACGCCCCGGTCCGTCAGCGCCTCGCTCAACCGTTCGGCCTCGGGGTGTTCGAGGGCGACGTGCCCGCCGCGGGCGTCGCGCTCGCGGGGCGTGCCGATCGAGACCTCGGGGAGCCGCTCGTCGACCGAGGCGATCAGGAAGTCGGTGAGCGCGAGCGACTTCGCGCGGATCCGCTCGATGCCGGCCTCCCGGAGGAGTTCGACGGAGCCCTCGAGCGGCGCGGCGGCGAGCAGCGGCGGCGTGCCGATCTGCCACGCGCCGGCGGAGTCGGCGGGCGTGTAGGTCAGGTTCATCTCGAACTGCGTCGCCTTCTCGTGACCCCACCACCCCGCCAGCGCCGGGGTGAGGCCGTGGTGCCGCTCGGCGACGAACAGCGCGCCGATCGAT is part of the Halorubrum aethiopicum genome and encodes:
- a CDS encoding ABC transporter permease produces the protein MAQEEQSSRSIYTDLDDGGSDEEIDKWQRTFRLWRETLKEHWGMLTDELSVKLSMLTVGGFVLIAIFAPFIATHQPLQRQYQGEAGIIIEDWVEPSLLGADTEYLLGTTAEGFDIFSQLIYGTRAALLVGLVAAFFTAGIGTLVGLVAGYYGGKIDDALMRIVDFLYGMPLLPTVIVLVAVLGPDLWNIILALIILQWRSTARVIRSQSLSLRERPFVKAAEVAGAGDWHIISRHLAPNVLPMTFLYGSFGIAWAILAEAGISFIGLGDPNTVSWGTMLQASRAYSALSFGAWWWFVPPGICIGLLVISGFLIGRGYEDITNPKLQ
- a CDS encoding ABC transporter substrate-binding protein, whose product is MVRSDADMKRRDFLKATGAGGTVGITALAGCSGGGGGGGDGSSGDDGSSGDDGSSGDGSSGDDGSGDDGSDSGGGSNLPTYTYVNNSQSYNPPRHDAINLIASQFDDELGLDIEVDVLEWGTLFSRVSQEYDYSFATWHTFFVSEPVTELNNLFNSSNTDPGQGNYSGYVNEDLDELMTNYLAEPDADTRIDQCHEIQQTLMDDVPTMPIAQMPQAGIYNSNQTSNWEPTLANGFNSYWTMINVEMEGGETALKGYWPETLSTMNVLGHNDESKHVYQFNMLYDKLLQLNPEGEMDPEVSLATDWTRVDETTMEYTIRSDHSWHDGEDLTAQDVAFTYNYIVDNEVPLYSTQAQYIEGAEAVDETTVRVNMSQPLGPFNLSVANIIPIIPEHIWSERDNPAQANVSEPVGSGPMEFDYWEQGSEFGMVRNEDHFAPVSFERRFWRVIPEASTVWENLIAGDLNYEPFGRIDRQLDQNQDNENIGTQFGTAPTFWHFTANERQEGLDDPQMRKALVETIPRTPIVDQILFGFPEPGFNVVSPAFGPLHTEDVTTYEESVDAARSRLEEAGYSWNDDGAIQAPSE
- a CDS encoding ABC transporter ATP-binding protein, which translates into the protein MSGKEVLLEVDDLKKHFKVNQGWIASLMDAFGSGEPDYVHAVDGVSFELRKGETLGLAGESGCGKTTTGMSLVKLHEPTAGDIVYDDKRLSEATDAEIKQFRQNAQMIFQDPFESLNPRMTVYDTVAEPLRIHDIRNETARVKRALEFAELLPAEHYFDQYPHELSGGQRQRVAIARALVLDPDFIVADEPVSMLDVSLRAGVLSLLDRMTDEFGLSVVYISHDLSLLRHMCDRLAIMYMGKIVEKGPTEQIIENPQHPYTKALINAVPVPDPAVGRERVELQGEVGDVIDIPTGCRFKDRCSEYIGDVCDQVVPPLEAKENFEQDIACHLYDSAEGYDPYQEMTGTPSAAETSGEPESTPADD
- a CDS encoding ABC transporter ATP-binding protein — protein: MSQLEVEDLEVYYETEEGPAQAVDGVSFELEEGENLGIVGESGCGKTTLAKAIIGILPDAGYINNGSINFKGDDLTEMTGAQRRRLKWEEISMIAQSAMNSLDPVYTIREQIVEAIETHRPGTGRVESDEIVTEMFELVGLDPERADDYPHQFSGGMRQRAMIAMALALEPSLMLADEPTTALDVIMQDQILKRIGSIQEEINSSMLVITHDVSVVAETCDRVLVMYAGKVAEEGPVEEIFDRPYHPYTIGLKRAFPNIRKSSQDLLSISGYPPELVDPPQGCRFAERCPMATDRCREEEPEAHYENGLRSYCHYADEIDTELRPYADDSETWSQTAAATDGGVEE
- a CDS encoding DEAD/DEAH box helicase, coding for MAEPSGMNAFTRLGSEVRDALSERGFSTPTEPQRKAIPPIADGKNALVLAPTGTGKTETAMLPVLDAIHRARDAPGDEPRAGISALYVTPLRALNRDMMDRLEWWGDRLGIEVAVRHGDTTQYERSKQADDPPDVLITTPETLQAILTGSKMRVALEDVAHVVIDEVHELASAKRGAQLTVGLERLRRVAGPFQRIGLSATVGSPEEVGRFLVGCGRRDPDRAGDRAFETVEVAAGTRTDVRVLDPEITDRDSRLAGELATDETTASHVRTIREIVADHESTLIFVNTRQTAEALGSRFKALAERAEATGDEAVTIEVHHGSLSTEVRVDVEDRFKAGEVDGLVCTSSMELGIDVGRVDHVVQYGSPREVARLLQRIGRAGHRRDLVSEGTVVTQGGDDTLEAMAIARRAGEGLVEPASIHHGSLDTVANQIVGVVMDEGEVHARAVYETVTNAYPFRDLSEPTFQEIVRELDGNRLLWLDEESDTVEKSGGTWQYFYANLSMIPDESTYEVYDMSSRRGIGTLDERFVVNFAGPGETFVQRGEMWRITEIDEEEERVEVTPIADPAGEVPSWVGQEIPVPKPVAEEVGRIRGEVASALAAGSTPAAVACDLADRYPADERTVREAIGTIADHVDAGHPVPTDERVTIEGSARTVAVNATFGHEVNETLARLLAALVGQRAGSSVGMDVDPYRVEFEVPSGVGPGAFREVLETTDPDGLEAYLEIAVKNSDALKFTLAQVAAKFGSVKRYREGRGKFGGDRLLAALEGTPVYDEALREVFHVDLAVAETADVLEAIRSGEVALETARERTPLGTAGRSAGTEFLVPENADADVIETVRERIRNDRVRLFCLHCTDWERTTKVRRVGERPECPECGSTRVAALNPWDEETVAAVRAAEKDDEQERRTERAHRAASLVQSHGKRAVIAMAARGVGPHNAARIINRLREDEDEFYRDVLRQEREYARTQSFWD
- a CDS encoding metallopeptidase TldD-related protein, translated to MSDEREEALDAMDWLLDTLEADDAVSYAEVGGVYQDKTDVVVTGDGPRSETEFTETGVWLRVFADGAADYRYTSSLEEEALTDVAERAIRSGEVLAQEEPGRFDAYTTHRGTHGGWASEGIHERDIDEKVAAVEEGLAAADDLDLDRRWANYMDAHIEEAVGTTTGSVVRTTLDRARVKFSLTLADGPKVSRHAGSTAGAAFLGTLEDTFEAAAADARALASADSVDAPTGETTVALSPEAAGQLFHFVSHYLEADTGYMGLSPYAVGDRIGPEALGIEDTVHAGSWAARAYDTEVKPTTPTRLVSNGRIERLLHNTTTAAEEDAYPAGNSVPSLGFTEPPRIHARHLEVDAGDADAAALRADADVYVERFEEPWFHDEFERVQRQGVFPASALYAKDIDRKSVDSPDRGSAEFPIAEGYRLEDGERAGRVDDVSLEYSPDVLRTVSRIGDARETVTGVCAKHKSQLPFAVTAPGVRLEAPVEERN
- a CDS encoding ABC transporter permease produces the protein MGKASFVVRRTLQLLVTLWAVGTVLFGLFRLMPGDPTSYVISSQMTQEARQELIESYGLNDPLHVQYIRFLENLVQLNFGQSFHSNQPVTDIIATYMPNTLVLMLTAFIVAYALGITLGVLSGWYRGSRFERSTVITALTARSVPTFYVGLIVLWIFGAELGWIPMSGMTSLGTGGQYSGFLDMVFTVDFLRHLIAPAAVLGFYYMGYPLLIMRTSMLEVLSEDFIDVCRAKGLKERTIMFKHAARNALLPIITAAAIALGYAVGGSVLIETVFAWPGIGREMVRAVLRRDFPVAQGTFIVLASTIIFLNFIADLAYGYLDPRVTYD